The Sabethes cyaneus chromosome 1, idSabCyanKW18_F2, whole genome shotgun sequence DNA segment agagaaatgagagtgtgtatgtgttagctctctctctctctctctctctctctctctctctctctctctctcatccttttgtcaatattttttgttttgtttatgcttgcccagttttgcttaaaatggcgtcgaaataaGAAATATTTCGGAAgagcgttgtacacttctacgaactgccacagaaatctcggcaaaaagtatacgggaCAACATTTGAATcgttcgtttgtttgagaaaccccacaaacgccatttttacgaaaattgactttttaacagttttcgaatctttgaggatatttacaccttccctcaaaattccagacaaagttagttccacaaaccccttttaattggggttgcaaatatccgtttgtttgagaaaccccaaatatccatgtttccgataatcacctagagtGGCGCTGTGATGGatacaaaattatcattcaatatttacgtgcaatgtTGTAAGTAGTAATCGCAACACAATTCAATAGTATAAAAATATCTTCGGAATCAAAAAATTACGACTTGGacatagggttgccaagtctgaaaattacaaaaaccggccggtcggcccTGCCTTAAaaaaaagggggagggggggttgtggcagcatattGTTACAGGATTTGCCTGTAACGTGTAATGTGCAGTAATGacatattatttgggtagtcgccGGAATTCGGTTGACAGTTTCCTGTGTAAATGGGATGATCAGTCAGTTATGGAGATAGCGAACGGTAGGACATCACAGTCAAAACCACAACGAACGTTGAATGGATTATTAAAGATGGCTGGTTTCAGAGTGACAATTACTTGTTTTTggtgctagtggacaatttaatgtatattaccgccagaagcaaagtattgtcactgcaaaactggctatcttcaatgatccactgctcaggattgctgataaatttatcacaaaatttaacaaatcaatcaaaaagtacaaatccggcttcatgtgtcggaaaaccggcctttttacaggattgaccggccaccggctttgcaagtgaaaaaccggtcggaccggccaaaaaccggccacttggcaaccctacttggacacagtcaaaaagaagaaacatagtgttcggcggactacGGAATATAAGgcgaaagttattaaaagtaaaagaacggcgtataaaatcaaaaagaaaaggaaagttTCAGCTAAAGTGAGAGCTGATTTCAAATGTAGATAAGCTTGGATTAGTTGgtcgacaagataaacgtaaataatcCATTCTTGTTATCtagatacagtaaaaactgtatcaatctcgttccggaaatcgacagacttaactatccatgcgtttctcaTAAAAGCAGTAATCCACCATTTACTACACAATGTTGATaaataatagcacaatatataaataaaaggcaAAGTATCAAGGTCTTCTATTGTGATGTgatgtgaattcgtgttactctGGTCCATTTATGCAAAAACTACCGtattccatttaccttttattttttaatacgtAAATGTAaactatgataaaaatttcgattaaaaaagtacAATTTCTAGAACTTGTATTATTCTACTTCaaagtttttaataaataatatttagcgcccccccccccccctcttcttcttcttagcggtacgtactaaattaacatccccagtgatatatggtagcaaattacataCTATGAACATGGATagatcacaagtttgaataaaaacggcCTAAAATTACTTAAGTGCAccgtcaatttctcgtttgtttgagaaaccccaaatattcatcaactttaaagccttgtaattttAGCTAGAATCATGATAGAATAatgattttgataaaaacatAAGTCTGCATAACGTATTTTAGATACTATGATAGAACCTgattacaaaaaaatataaggattggattaaaattttgagaaaatctgttttttgttgttttccaacaatagtgtcaagtggacttgtggggtttctcaaacaaacgatttaaaaaagcgaatatgttgcggcttcgactgtttaccacagactaacagacgtaacacttcgaacaaattttctaacaaaacatcgtttcaatgacaaccctaaaacttggaaaaaacactagcaacaCCTGGTGCTGTCTTCGCACTACACAGAGTacgttgctataaatttagcaatgctatgaatttacttgtatattatctgacaacagcgccagcacaGGCGAGCGACGTTCTcccgcagcgactgttgtttgagtcttggcctaagcgtaaatttgaaatgatcgtttttattgacgatggaatgaggcttcagtgttacgtctgttagtctgtgtgtttaccatatcctaagatgcccaacaactactcgcaagcaaggtagtggaagaccagccaaaattattcaacaacaagccctctggtttggctatcaattaagatgtgcaccagacgaatgtttgaagaaaattttgaactcGTTCCTACAGAAACATCATCTGCAGATGGACAACacgtgttttgaccggataGACGTATTAcgtattacgccaaaaaacacaatcgttcctgaaaacCCATTCggtcccatttgtacccaaaaaccacgacccgaaaaatctgtctcagtgtgcccaaacgaagatttcttcgagattttgagttccttggtgtacaaaaataactggatagccacgaattgcaaacagttgattggtagaatcaagagatgcattcgtaaagttgacatgacggccgtacaacccTCCTGACATCAATCGGAAGCTTCGccaaacagccgattacggaccgttttcaaatgcacactaATTTGTTTCAACAaaggataatgtatctttaaattcggtaaatcagatcttctttatgtatctttgttttttttttgacagcttgagaaaaaaattccaaaattttatttgtcACCCGTTAGATAATGGATAAGtttttgataacgtatctttctcCTCCATTTTGAATGGCTGATCGTTCAGACAAAGCcgaaccatcttcaaaggatgtgtctAATGACAATAGGCAAtgttgaaaacattcacttCGACTCCAGCTGTCGCTTTGTCGCTGTCGGagaaatttacaatcaatttaaggACGCGTGTAGCCAACCGTTGCTTGAAAAGTGAACTGAATTTATCCGGAGACACAAACAAATATTTACGCATGAAAACGCGCCTGCAAACATTTCTAGGCATATACAAATGATTTGATTGAATTTCAGAAATGATGTTTTAGCTCTTGGAATATAAGCAACCGCTCAAACAACATAATCGCAAATTAAGTTATTTATTCTATTAGTGTACAATGGTCGTTTTATAATGTTGGTCAATAACTCAGCCAAACGTTGTGTCTGTTTTCAAGCGAACAACAGCCGTTGCTCTTTTCTTTCCATCATTGAAGAGCCGCGTTTAATTTATAGGTAGTCTAATGCAAAGCAACGAAGTTTATAGCAAGGAAAGGAACTTAGAATTGACTTTATAATCACttaatttaatttgtatttgcACCACTCGAGTGGGGTGAGTGCATTCTTTTGTCTATGTTTGTTGTTAATCTCATGGGATGAATGTTTTGATATTGgaattaattttattcatataTTGTACCTGTTTCTTAGCGGTTGTTTGACcacagggatggcacctcctcagaagaaaaaaagagaagagaaaaattcaaactgtgctcagtcttcaacgcgatttattctgctccgtttaattttaactgtgctctttcttgctgaacgcagttgtatgagcaaccgcacactgtgctactcattgaggagaatgttaatacactttgaatacgttgatgcgatgcgctgacgtatgacaactacgggtagttttaacatgggtagtgcgttgagaaaaaacgacgattgtcagtagcggtcattgccatcagaaaaatattaatccattaatgcagttgaatcatgattcttacatttagtatattcagttgagtttggctgcccgtgaacgcaactgcatcatatggttaggcatgtcacaacggcaacagtgcgaaaaatgttatttagatatggcaacatttgaattcccatacatttgcttcttgacgcgtaccaacaggaaagtcccattataaacaaaggcaattctccgctaagattcaaaatataacgacttttgattgtcttgacgcctctgagtctatagttgctgtacgcgcaccggttgttttgtttccacgtttactgctgtagcaaccgagaggaccgggagcaaaaccgaaagttgctcatttaaagagcgcattaagaaatttttctgcacgtcagtttttctcattgtgtttagtctgtttctcattgtgtggatttacttctcatttctgaaagcagttctgctcattgtgtggaacaaaaaaagttgcaatttttgcacaatgagtgaggaaataacaagcctgtttGACCAGTTGGTATACTTTGTtacaatttaaataatttatgcTAAACAGTTTGAACACTGTATTCGACTGAACAATCAAGTTATTGGATTAGTCAGTAGAGCTCCTAAAGTAATAAGCAGGATAATAGGTTAAGAAGCAACTTTTTCTGTTGATTACCACTAAATATTGGTAGTGGTAATTTTTACTACCATAGTATTATATTGTTTAAGGTTGACCAAGTTTAACTATGTATAATGTTTCATTTTCACTAATAAAATATCAACAATAACTCTTATAACTCAGTCTGTTTATTGTTACCTTATTTTTACTCtttattttacttatttatcAGTCACCATAATCAAGTTTTTGAATTTCAGTGGTTTAATTCGCAACAACTCGAGCGTCCACAACAAAACAACCGTGAGATTGAGCAGTCTCATCGACAACATCAATTTCAATCGTAACACTGACTAATGGGTAGATTGGTGTAATCGGCATGCTCAGGTGGTAAACTAGATCTTCACCAGCTGAGATCGGACAGCGAGATTGAACAAGCCAATTGCAAGCAGCGGCACGATCAGGCGGCAGCTCGTATGGTCCAGTAATGCCTAAAGCAGTCGCCATCACCGTGGTACGAAGGTTGGTTGCATCTTGTACTGTAATGAATTAAGTTTGTGAGTATTACAATATAAAATATAGAACTTATTTTAAACCATACATGCGGTGAATTCCATGGCCATGTTGGCATTGGTTCCTCGAGCTAGCTGGCAAGGCATCTGCGGACAATTCTCAATGCGAACACTAGCCGGAAGTGGTCGGACTCCTGCACAAGGTCTAGCTGCAACTAGATTCCATTGGGTATGATCAATATTGTCCGCATTCTGCAGCATTACAGCTGGAATGATGGCTGCCAACAGAATATATTTCAGCATTGttacaaattttgtaaactagaAAAAGTGCGTGAACGTTGAACTCCGAATGAACGACTAATAGCTGTGCATTATGAGCAACCCTCATTTTATACTCGGCTCGCAACATTAATTTTCAATAGCTTTTTTGTTATCGAACGCAAAACCGTTTGAATGCCAGGTGTGCCGTATTGATGATAAGCATCAGCACATCTGCAACAGGTGTGTCGATCTTCTCTGGTACTATAAAATTTGATAAGCCTATACGACACCACACGTGAAACGTCACTTTTACCAAAGCTCgaattttaaataaattgaTTAAAAACAATGGTCCCGATAGACCTggtagcgaatatattttcacctATAATAGAGACAGTATGAGCGGGAttggaaaattgaataaaaataattttctactAGGACGTAATTTTGAAAACCACCGCTTTGAGAATTACAAAACATTACATCATTTCCTTCCAAGTTGCGAATTCACGGTTGTAAATTGTGTAAAAAGAAAGGTCAAATCTgacaaatttacatttttcaaatattcCTCGAAGCGAATATTTAAAAGCCTACTTTGAATCATTTTTCTACCATTTAAACGGTAAATAGGTTTGGTTTTCAGTTTGTTTTACCACTCGAAAGTCACTGTTTATTCAACTATGTCCTCCTAAAAGTCTTGGGCATAAGCGTCTTTTTAAAACTGTCCTCCTAACGATTCTAAATTGCTGGAAAGTTTAGACACAAATCGTTACCGCCGGCCATCAAACTGTTACGCAGACAGGCTTTTAGAGAGGTACTTCCTATTAGATTATATCTACATAGGGTAcggaagggtattttcagcaggtttctaaattcagcctatttgccttttctttcgccaataaaagtactttgccgacattcaattttaatatgttataactattttgtcaagactgtaagtaatatactattttttattcaaaaccaCTTGTTCTTCTACtataactaggccataggccgaaaaaatagatgccatcgcttaatgggccgaaaataccctcccgtgccctatttaCTAACACGATTCAGGTGCAGTTTCCTTCATGATTTCGATTGAAGTTTGCTTTTTAGCAAAGTATAGTCTTAATGTTCTCGGTCTGCTCTCGTCTCGAATGATTATTATTGTATTTGGATATAACAACAAAATTAAATTGCGATTTCCATCCTGTTCGAATCTGAGTTGAACAAAGTTCTTATCGGATATCTACTTCCGGCAGCGATTGTGTGAGATGGCTACGTTTGTAGGATAACATAACACCGATAGAACTGTGAAATTTAAGACTCCAATAAAAGCCCCAGAAAGAGATCAGGATGCCAAATATACAAAATCCAATATGCAATTTATCGTCCGGTGAATTGCGTTCTATAATCTTAAGCTTTTTACTTGTTTTGCATCCCTATACATTGCCAACAGCGTGCATTTAGAAGGCAAATCATCAACCAATTTATTTTGAGTTGTCAAGCAATGCTAGACCATTTCAATTACAATAAGTTTTTATTCACAGGgcatcaaattcaaattcaaatcaatACCagattcaattttcatttacacttattttttaattaaaactttCTACTTTAGTTATAATTTCATTTACACGTATATAAAATACGTGAAAAAACATAAAAGTTGTAATATGGTGCAGTTACTACCAATTGTTTACTATTAGTTGTTTTTAACCTGATAAATATCGCATTGGTTCATGGTATAGATATAGCAACTAGCGAATATAATACATACGTCAGGAGTGAAAATCATCGTTTGTTGACAACCGGCATCGTACAAAACTGTAGCATCCTTTACCGTTGAGTATTTCCTCAACATACATCAAACAGGCTCATTGCACCCCATTCACGTACAGGCGATCACTCTAACAGGGTAATATAATCAATCTTCATAAACCTCATTACCTTGTGTGTCATACGCTTTACGCGAAtgaaaatcgctaaaatcagaACAAAGACCAACCACCGACCGTGGTAATTCATGACGAAAGTATGGGACGGCTCCGGTGGTTGCCGTGCGGTCTTCATTTACTTTCCTTCGTTTCCAATTTACACATACCCGTCTTCTGCTTGGCTGCTTGAATGCAACCGTGATGGGCCTGATGTCACTGCGTAACAACGTAATTAATATAAACAATGAATAGAAGGCAAAAGTAAAACAACAGGAAAATAATAGGTAGAGGAATTGCGTAGTTATGATATTTGACGATGTATTATTAGAGTGCAAAATTAGTCGAGAGGCATCAGTATTTCCTCGCCGGGTACAGGATCAGCATGGAAcagtaaaaaatcaaaattacgtCTTTTTCTTGTTTAGAGATCACTTACCTTAAAAGTTGATTTCCTAACAGTAACgtaaaaaacaactccccccattgttaGGCCAGATAAAATGACTCGGATAGCTTTTAAATATTCGacatgattgtataacatttcgctgaataccattttgcggaaaaccaattctcgtTTGAGTATAACACGGTATCTAGTGTTTCGaggaatgccgcctacaaagtgctgtcccaagtcatctttcatccactatcgccaatagccaatagatttgtggtcggcttcatggagggtcggtttacaatagaccaaatcttcaccctgcggcagatcctctaaaagtgccgcgaattctgagtccccacgcatcaccacgcatcacctgttcatcaatttcaaagccgcatatgatagtgtaaaccgacaagagctatggaaaattttggacgaaaacggctttccgggtaagcttactagacttatcttggttacgatggatgggatacagtgctgtgtgagaatctcgggtggattatcGGACCCATTCTAATCTCGCAGGGGATTTCGATAAgcagatggtctttcctgcttgctattcaacattgcgcttgaaggtgttataagacgaccggcgatcgaaatgcgaggcacgatttttaataaatccagtcaatttttCTGCTGTGACGtggacgacgtggatgctgtcggcagaacatttgaggtggtgaaagatcagtacaccagactaaaacgcgaaacaGAGAAGAtgggattgaagataaatacgtttaAAACGCTGGTATATGCTGGCGAGCGGGACTAAgagcgacagggcccgcttgggcagtaccgtggtaatcgacggggatgagttcgagatagtcgacgagttcgtatagcttggctcactggcaacaaagGACAACAATAcaagccgtgagattaaaaggcgtattatcagcagaagtcgtgcctactacggactccacaaacacttgcggtcgaacaatctgatcccccgtacaaagtgcacactgtgcaaaacgctaattagaccggttggcctctacgggcacgaaacgtggacactgctagaagaggacctgcgtgcactcggagttttcgaacggcgggtgctaagaatcaTCTTTGGCGAAGTGCAAGAGAACgttgtatggaggcgaagaatgaaccacgagctcgcgcgtctctacggcaaaccaagtattcagaaagtggttaacgctggacggatacgttgagcaggacatgttgctagaatgccggacaactgttctgcaaaaatggttttcgcatcaaatccggtaggaacaagacgaagaggggcacagcgagcgaggtggcaagaccaggtggagcgagatctggcgagcactgggtgcccacgGAACTGAATTGATTGATAGATTGAAACATTATACTGTGCAGGAATTGTCATAAGACAGACCAATTAAGTAATTAGGGTCTGGGAGGGTATTTCCAACAtgcttctaaattcagcctagttgccttttctttcgccaataaaaacactgccgacatacaattttaatatgttataactattttctcaagactataAGTAAtctttcactttcgtatcttcgtgcaacgtaagaactattgaactaataatgtaatctactattttataTTACAAGAACGCCAAatccacctgttcttccactagatctatgccataggccgaaaaaatagatgcaattgcttaatgggctgaaaataccttcCCGTGCCCTAAGTTGATTGTGTAGGTTTTAGTTTAATATTAGTAACAGAATAGAACAGAAAACTTTCCTCTTATCTCTTATAGATTTCATCTATCATGGACagattgtttacataaattcaATCATGTACTTTTTAAGCCGTAACATATTTAGTAATTTTATGAAGAAAACAATCAATGCCCTTACTTTCAGGATATAGTGCTGAATTTTTATAAACCATTCCTTCAAACGATATAGTGGAGAAATCAATCTATCCAGTTTATGTCCTTATTTTACTAAATGGTTATATCACGAAAAAGAATGAAATGGGTGAAACAATTTAGAAAACTTCAAAGCGTGATTCAACAAAATGTTTcatgtatttatttttatcgcaCGTTCGGCAGAAATCCAAATAGGGTACggaagggtatttccagcccattaagcggtatcctgaacaatattcaggaattacgttgaaactatatttattcgagaagaaatttttataccagttgatagaataatatttactgaatatcgacgtgtattttgatcttaatgaaacgctactgaatttgagttatagtcgcgcgaaatgatgaagtcgctgcgactaaattgggcccattttctataaaggtgtctgtgttttttaaatccgacaggccgaactAGCCAGCACAggaattaaggtgaaattagcagtcttCGATTCtgacaatttcaaaagcagtttttttgtttgaaacaaaaattctgtttataaaaacatATGATATATATTGCATATTATATTcgttgtgttcagattggcacaacatattatatatattatatatattacATATTATATTcgttgtgttcagattggcaagaagaatgcagtatttacatttttacaaacagaaccccgcttttaggcccaaaaactgtttccgtaattgggctctccgacgaaaagtcaatgattgctaatttcccgttaaatgcttttcaaaaacagatcaaaatagAGACCGATAGATAACATGTCGGTATTGCttagataccggctcattgaagataattagtttcgcagtgacaacagctgctggcgctagtgtatcattgaatcgtacatatacactagcaccagaagcaagtggttgtgaAGTCAGTGTTACTAGGTATGGTAAccagatagaagagtttcaggagtaattgcctcacacattggtagtagttCCTCCCAGTTAGCCTcaaggtaagacgctggtctaataagccagtcgtcgtatgttcgaatctcggctgggagaggctgttagagtcaataggatcgtagcactgaccccgcactgtcctgtattctaacagctggttgcaaagtctgtcgtataaaaaacagaaggtcaaatttcgataacggaattagcacccaggctttgctt contains these protein-coding regions:
- the LOC128733206 gene encoding NPC intracellular cholesterol transporter 2-like, producing the protein MLKYILLAAIIPAVMLQNADNIDHTQWNLVAARPCAGVRPLPASVRIENCPQMPCQLARGTNANMAMEFTALQDATNLRTTVMATALGITGPYELPPDRAAACNWLVQSRCPISAGEDLVYHLSMPITPIYPLVSVTIEIDVVDETAQSHGCFVVDARVVAN